One part of the Phoenix dactylifera cultivar Barhee BC4 chromosome 4, palm_55x_up_171113_PBpolish2nd_filt_p, whole genome shotgun sequence genome encodes these proteins:
- the LOC103699263 gene encoding putative disease resistance protein At3g14460 isoform X1, translating to MAVQRRRDWLKLKQGLFQCLCYPSSVFSKFQVIYIRGEEGTSSTQSFVVLFIVGMGGVGKTTLARHILCMRGFSLMVENLRTILFFGNYETGEFYKVLKSILKYSKSLRVLDLSYSNTEISKLPKAIGHLSHLRYLDISNTKICWLPKLFCKLYHLHVLNLQLCDFNELPEGMNKLTNLHHLCAESKTVSLISGIGKLLCLQELKEFHVGKKKGHKIEELKDLKELRGQLLIQNLENIDNKEEAMNAKLREKKHLDALHLYFEIKDGPVTRSGFILTRMLKVFSKSENTPNLKGLLEGHEPYCDIKELVIKGYDSDMFPSWLVYRERFTSLKSIHLSSCDKLTSLPPLGQLPSLRVLHIETLPALRKIGVELYGGVNGAVPSLEDLKLQDLKEFEEWLEVQGQRLFPCLKKLHIEQCLKLTKFALLMLNLPVTELKINSCGDLGSALPRCLQRLTSLTMLKISLPTHDISDFA from the exons ATGGCAGTTCAGAGAAGAAGAGACTGGCTTAAACTTAAACAAG GACTCTTTCAATGTCTGTGTTATCCCAGCTCAGTTTTCTCAAAATTTCAAGTTATATACATTAG AGGAGAGGAGGGGACTAGTAGTACTCAGAGCTTTGTTGTCCTTTTCATAGTAGGCATGGGGGGTGTCGGCAAAACTACACTTGCAAGGCATATTTTATGCATGAGAGGCTTTTCCCTA ATGGTTGAAAATTTGAGAACCATTTTGTTCTTTGGCAATTATGAAACAGGTGAATTTTATAAGGTTCTTAAGAGCATTTTAAAATACTCGAAAAGCCTGCGAGTGTTGGATTTATCTTACAGTAACACAGAAATCAGCAAACTGCCAAAAGCTATTGGTCACTTGTCACATCTACGGTACCTGGATATCTCTAACACTAAAATCTGTTGGTTGCCGAAGCTATTTTGTAAGCTTTATCATCTACATGTGCTGAACTTGCAGCTGTGCGATTTTAATGAGTTACCTGAAGGCATGAACAAATTGACCAACTTGCACCATTTATGTGCAGAATCTAAGACAGTTTCTCTAATATCTGGGATTGGGAAACTTCTTTGCCTTCAAGAACTAAAGGAATTCCACGTTGGAAAGAAGAAGGGTCACAAGATAGAAGAATTAAAGGACCTAAAAGAACTTCGAGGGCAGCTATTAATTCAGAATCTTGAGAATATTGATAACAAGGAAGAGGCCATGAATGCAAAACTAAGGGAAAAGAAGCACCTTGATGCACTGCATCTTTATTTTGAGATAAAGGATGGACCAGTGACTAGATCCGGCTTCATTTTAACAAGAATGCTCAAAGTATTTTCAAAAAGCGAAAATACACCTAACTTGAAAGGGCTACTTGAGGGGCACGAACCTTATTGTGATATCAAGGAACTAGTAATCAAGGGTTATGATAGCGATATGTTTCCAAGTTGGCTGGTCTATAGAGAACGTTTCACTAGTCTAAAATCTATTCATCTAAGTTCTTGTGACAAGTTGACAAGCCTTCCACCCCTTGGGCAACTTCCCTCTCTCAGGGTCCTGCATATTGAAACATTGCCTGCACTGAGAAAAATTGGTGTTGAACTATATGGCGGTGTTAATGGTGCGGTTCCATCTTTGGAGGATCTGAAACTACAAGACTTGAAGGAATTTGAGGAGTGGTTAGAAGTACAAGGCCAGCGGTTATTTCCTTGCCTCAAAAAACTCCACATAGAGCAATGTTTGAAGTTGACAAAATTTGCCCTCCTCATGCTAAACTTACCAGTTACAGAGCTCAAAATCAACTCATGTGGTGACCTTGGCAGCGCATtacctagatgtctacaaagaCTCACCTCGCTCACCATGTTAAAGATCTCATTACCCACACATGACATCTCTGACTTTGCCTAA
- the LOC103699263 gene encoding putative disease resistance protein At3g14460 isoform X7 gives MAVQRRRDWLKLKQGEFYKVLKSILKYSKSLRVLDLSYSNTEISKLPKAIGHLSHLRYLDISNTKICWLPKLFCKLYHLHVLNLQLCDFNELPEGMNKLTNLHHLCAESKTVSLISGIGKLLCLQELKEFHVGKKKGHKIEELKDLKELRGQLLIQNLENIDNKEEAMNAKLREKKHLDALHLYFEIKDGPVTRSGFILTRMLKVFSKSENTPNLKGLLEGHEPYCDIKELVIKGYDSDMFPSWLVYRERFTSLKSIHLSSCDKLTSLPPLGQLPSLRVLHIETLPALRKIGVELYGGVNGAVPSLEDLKLQDLKEFEEWLEVQGQRLFPCLKKLHIEQCLKLTKFALLMLNLPVTELKINSCGDLGSALPRCLQRLTSLTMLKISLPTHDISDFA, from the exons ATGGCAGTTCAGAGAAGAAGAGACTGGCTTAAACTTAAACAAG GTGAATTTTATAAGGTTCTTAAGAGCATTTTAAAATACTCGAAAAGCCTGCGAGTGTTGGATTTATCTTACAGTAACACAGAAATCAGCAAACTGCCAAAAGCTATTGGTCACTTGTCACATCTACGGTACCTGGATATCTCTAACACTAAAATCTGTTGGTTGCCGAAGCTATTTTGTAAGCTTTATCATCTACATGTGCTGAACTTGCAGCTGTGCGATTTTAATGAGTTACCTGAAGGCATGAACAAATTGACCAACTTGCACCATTTATGTGCAGAATCTAAGACAGTTTCTCTAATATCTGGGATTGGGAAACTTCTTTGCCTTCAAGAACTAAAGGAATTCCACGTTGGAAAGAAGAAGGGTCACAAGATAGAAGAATTAAAGGACCTAAAAGAACTTCGAGGGCAGCTATTAATTCAGAATCTTGAGAATATTGATAACAAGGAAGAGGCCATGAATGCAAAACTAAGGGAAAAGAAGCACCTTGATGCACTGCATCTTTATTTTGAGATAAAGGATGGACCAGTGACTAGATCCGGCTTCATTTTAACAAGAATGCTCAAAGTATTTTCAAAAAGCGAAAATACACCTAACTTGAAAGGGCTACTTGAGGGGCACGAACCTTATTGTGATATCAAGGAACTAGTAATCAAGGGTTATGATAGCGATATGTTTCCAAGTTGGCTGGTCTATAGAGAACGTTTCACTAGTCTAAAATCTATTCATCTAAGTTCTTGTGACAAGTTGACAAGCCTTCCACCCCTTGGGCAACTTCCCTCTCTCAGGGTCCTGCATATTGAAACATTGCCTGCACTGAGAAAAATTGGTGTTGAACTATATGGCGGTGTTAATGGTGCGGTTCCATCTTTGGAGGATCTGAAACTACAAGACTTGAAGGAATTTGAGGAGTGGTTAGAAGTACAAGGCCAGCGGTTATTTCCTTGCCTCAAAAAACTCCACATAGAGCAATGTTTGAAGTTGACAAAATTTGCCCTCCTCATGCTAAACTTACCAGTTACAGAGCTCAAAATCAACTCATGTGGTGACCTTGGCAGCGCATtacctagatgtctacaaagaCTCACCTCGCTCACCATGTTAAAGATCTCATTACCCACACATGACATCTCTGACTTTGCCTAA
- the LOC103699263 gene encoding putative disease resistance protein At3g14460 isoform X3 has product MASSLSPKPGPSPWAPPSLLIWSRGEEGTSSTQSFVVLFIVGMGGVGKTTLARHILCMRGFSLMVENLRTILFFGNYETGEFYKVLKSILKYSKSLRVLDLSYSNTEISKLPKAIGHLSHLRYLDISNTKICWLPKLFCKLYHLHVLNLQLCDFNELPEGMNKLTNLHHLCAESKTVSLISGIGKLLCLQELKEFHVGKKKGHKIEELKDLKELRGQLLIQNLENIDNKEEAMNAKLREKKHLDALHLYFEIKDGPVTRSGFILTRMLKVFSKSENTPNLKGLLEGHEPYCDIKELVIKGYDSDMFPSWLVYRERFTSLKSIHLSSCDKLTSLPPLGQLPSLRVLHIETLPALRKIGVELYGGVNGAVPSLEDLKLQDLKEFEEWLEVQGQRLFPCLKKLHIEQCLKLTKFALLMLNLPVTELKINSCGDLGSALPRCLQRLTSLTMLKISLPTHDISDFA; this is encoded by the exons ATGGCGAGCAGCCTCTCTCCAAAGCCAGGGCCGTCTCCATGGGCTCCTCCTTCGCTTCTCATTTGGAGCAG AGGAGAGGAGGGGACTAGTAGTACTCAGAGCTTTGTTGTCCTTTTCATAGTAGGCATGGGGGGTGTCGGCAAAACTACACTTGCAAGGCATATTTTATGCATGAGAGGCTTTTCCCTA ATGGTTGAAAATTTGAGAACCATTTTGTTCTTTGGCAATTATGAAACAGGTGAATTTTATAAGGTTCTTAAGAGCATTTTAAAATACTCGAAAAGCCTGCGAGTGTTGGATTTATCTTACAGTAACACAGAAATCAGCAAACTGCCAAAAGCTATTGGTCACTTGTCACATCTACGGTACCTGGATATCTCTAACACTAAAATCTGTTGGTTGCCGAAGCTATTTTGTAAGCTTTATCATCTACATGTGCTGAACTTGCAGCTGTGCGATTTTAATGAGTTACCTGAAGGCATGAACAAATTGACCAACTTGCACCATTTATGTGCAGAATCTAAGACAGTTTCTCTAATATCTGGGATTGGGAAACTTCTTTGCCTTCAAGAACTAAAGGAATTCCACGTTGGAAAGAAGAAGGGTCACAAGATAGAAGAATTAAAGGACCTAAAAGAACTTCGAGGGCAGCTATTAATTCAGAATCTTGAGAATATTGATAACAAGGAAGAGGCCATGAATGCAAAACTAAGGGAAAAGAAGCACCTTGATGCACTGCATCTTTATTTTGAGATAAAGGATGGACCAGTGACTAGATCCGGCTTCATTTTAACAAGAATGCTCAAAGTATTTTCAAAAAGCGAAAATACACCTAACTTGAAAGGGCTACTTGAGGGGCACGAACCTTATTGTGATATCAAGGAACTAGTAATCAAGGGTTATGATAGCGATATGTTTCCAAGTTGGCTGGTCTATAGAGAACGTTTCACTAGTCTAAAATCTATTCATCTAAGTTCTTGTGACAAGTTGACAAGCCTTCCACCCCTTGGGCAACTTCCCTCTCTCAGGGTCCTGCATATTGAAACATTGCCTGCACTGAGAAAAATTGGTGTTGAACTATATGGCGGTGTTAATGGTGCGGTTCCATCTTTGGAGGATCTGAAACTACAAGACTTGAAGGAATTTGAGGAGTGGTTAGAAGTACAAGGCCAGCGGTTATTTCCTTGCCTCAAAAAACTCCACATAGAGCAATGTTTGAAGTTGACAAAATTTGCCCTCCTCATGCTAAACTTACCAGTTACAGAGCTCAAAATCAACTCATGTGGTGACCTTGGCAGCGCATtacctagatgtctacaaagaCTCACCTCGCTCACCATGTTAAAGATCTCATTACCCACACATGACATCTCTGACTTTGCCTAA
- the LOC103699263 gene encoding putative disease resistance protein At3g14460 isoform X6 has product MQTPMLDSLASHLMLYEDKFRIPCPSFFFSILGEFYKVLKSILKYSKSLRVLDLSYSNTEISKLPKAIGHLSHLRYLDISNTKICWLPKLFCKLYHLHVLNLQLCDFNELPEGMNKLTNLHHLCAESKTVSLISGIGKLLCLQELKEFHVGKKKGHKIEELKDLKELRGQLLIQNLENIDNKEEAMNAKLREKKHLDALHLYFEIKDGPVTRSGFILTRMLKVFSKSENTPNLKGLLEGHEPYCDIKELVIKGYDSDMFPSWLVYRERFTSLKSIHLSSCDKLTSLPPLGQLPSLRVLHIETLPALRKIGVELYGGVNGAVPSLEDLKLQDLKEFEEWLEVQGQRLFPCLKKLHIEQCLKLTKFALLMLNLPVTELKINSCGDLGSALPRCLQRLTSLTMLKISLPTHDISDFA; this is encoded by the exons ATGCAGACACCAATGTTAGATTCATTGGCCAGTCATCTCATGCTTTATGAGGACAAGTTCAGAATTCCATGTCCAAGTTTCTTTTTCTCCATTCTAG GTGAATTTTATAAGGTTCTTAAGAGCATTTTAAAATACTCGAAAAGCCTGCGAGTGTTGGATTTATCTTACAGTAACACAGAAATCAGCAAACTGCCAAAAGCTATTGGTCACTTGTCACATCTACGGTACCTGGATATCTCTAACACTAAAATCTGTTGGTTGCCGAAGCTATTTTGTAAGCTTTATCATCTACATGTGCTGAACTTGCAGCTGTGCGATTTTAATGAGTTACCTGAAGGCATGAACAAATTGACCAACTTGCACCATTTATGTGCAGAATCTAAGACAGTTTCTCTAATATCTGGGATTGGGAAACTTCTTTGCCTTCAAGAACTAAAGGAATTCCACGTTGGAAAGAAGAAGGGTCACAAGATAGAAGAATTAAAGGACCTAAAAGAACTTCGAGGGCAGCTATTAATTCAGAATCTTGAGAATATTGATAACAAGGAAGAGGCCATGAATGCAAAACTAAGGGAAAAGAAGCACCTTGATGCACTGCATCTTTATTTTGAGATAAAGGATGGACCAGTGACTAGATCCGGCTTCATTTTAACAAGAATGCTCAAAGTATTTTCAAAAAGCGAAAATACACCTAACTTGAAAGGGCTACTTGAGGGGCACGAACCTTATTGTGATATCAAGGAACTAGTAATCAAGGGTTATGATAGCGATATGTTTCCAAGTTGGCTGGTCTATAGAGAACGTTTCACTAGTCTAAAATCTATTCATCTAAGTTCTTGTGACAAGTTGACAAGCCTTCCACCCCTTGGGCAACTTCCCTCTCTCAGGGTCCTGCATATTGAAACATTGCCTGCACTGAGAAAAATTGGTGTTGAACTATATGGCGGTGTTAATGGTGCGGTTCCATCTTTGGAGGATCTGAAACTACAAGACTTGAAGGAATTTGAGGAGTGGTTAGAAGTACAAGGCCAGCGGTTATTTCCTTGCCTCAAAAAACTCCACATAGAGCAATGTTTGAAGTTGACAAAATTTGCCCTCCTCATGCTAAACTTACCAGTTACAGAGCTCAAAATCAACTCATGTGGTGACCTTGGCAGCGCATtacctagatgtctacaaagaCTCACCTCGCTCACCATGTTAAAGATCTCATTACCCACACATGACATCTCTGACTTTGCCTAA
- the LOC103699263 gene encoding putative disease resistance protein At3g14460 isoform X4, with protein MSKFLFLHSRGEEGTSSTQSFVVLFIVGMGGVGKTTLARHILCMRGFSLMVENLRTILFFGNYETGEFYKVLKSILKYSKSLRVLDLSYSNTEISKLPKAIGHLSHLRYLDISNTKICWLPKLFCKLYHLHVLNLQLCDFNELPEGMNKLTNLHHLCAESKTVSLISGIGKLLCLQELKEFHVGKKKGHKIEELKDLKELRGQLLIQNLENIDNKEEAMNAKLREKKHLDALHLYFEIKDGPVTRSGFILTRMLKVFSKSENTPNLKGLLEGHEPYCDIKELVIKGYDSDMFPSWLVYRERFTSLKSIHLSSCDKLTSLPPLGQLPSLRVLHIETLPALRKIGVELYGGVNGAVPSLEDLKLQDLKEFEEWLEVQGQRLFPCLKKLHIEQCLKLTKFALLMLNLPVTELKINSCGDLGSALPRCLQRLTSLTMLKISLPTHDISDFA; from the exons ATGTCCAAGTTTCTTTTTCTCCATTCTAG AGGAGAGGAGGGGACTAGTAGTACTCAGAGCTTTGTTGTCCTTTTCATAGTAGGCATGGGGGGTGTCGGCAAAACTACACTTGCAAGGCATATTTTATGCATGAGAGGCTTTTCCCTA ATGGTTGAAAATTTGAGAACCATTTTGTTCTTTGGCAATTATGAAACAGGTGAATTTTATAAGGTTCTTAAGAGCATTTTAAAATACTCGAAAAGCCTGCGAGTGTTGGATTTATCTTACAGTAACACAGAAATCAGCAAACTGCCAAAAGCTATTGGTCACTTGTCACATCTACGGTACCTGGATATCTCTAACACTAAAATCTGTTGGTTGCCGAAGCTATTTTGTAAGCTTTATCATCTACATGTGCTGAACTTGCAGCTGTGCGATTTTAATGAGTTACCTGAAGGCATGAACAAATTGACCAACTTGCACCATTTATGTGCAGAATCTAAGACAGTTTCTCTAATATCTGGGATTGGGAAACTTCTTTGCCTTCAAGAACTAAAGGAATTCCACGTTGGAAAGAAGAAGGGTCACAAGATAGAAGAATTAAAGGACCTAAAAGAACTTCGAGGGCAGCTATTAATTCAGAATCTTGAGAATATTGATAACAAGGAAGAGGCCATGAATGCAAAACTAAGGGAAAAGAAGCACCTTGATGCACTGCATCTTTATTTTGAGATAAAGGATGGACCAGTGACTAGATCCGGCTTCATTTTAACAAGAATGCTCAAAGTATTTTCAAAAAGCGAAAATACACCTAACTTGAAAGGGCTACTTGAGGGGCACGAACCTTATTGTGATATCAAGGAACTAGTAATCAAGGGTTATGATAGCGATATGTTTCCAAGTTGGCTGGTCTATAGAGAACGTTTCACTAGTCTAAAATCTATTCATCTAAGTTCTTGTGACAAGTTGACAAGCCTTCCACCCCTTGGGCAACTTCCCTCTCTCAGGGTCCTGCATATTGAAACATTGCCTGCACTGAGAAAAATTGGTGTTGAACTATATGGCGGTGTTAATGGTGCGGTTCCATCTTTGGAGGATCTGAAACTACAAGACTTGAAGGAATTTGAGGAGTGGTTAGAAGTACAAGGCCAGCGGTTATTTCCTTGCCTCAAAAAACTCCACATAGAGCAATGTTTGAAGTTGACAAAATTTGCCCTCCTCATGCTAAACTTACCAGTTACAGAGCTCAAAATCAACTCATGTGGTGACCTTGGCAGCGCATtacctagatgtctacaaagaCTCACCTCGCTCACCATGTTAAAGATCTCATTACCCACACATGACATCTCTGACTTTGCCTAA
- the LOC103699263 gene encoding putative disease resistance protein At3g14460 isoform X2 — protein sequence MCDHHKNLISGLFQCLCYPSSVFSKFQVIYIRGEEGTSSTQSFVVLFIVGMGGVGKTTLARHILCMRGFSLMVENLRTILFFGNYETGEFYKVLKSILKYSKSLRVLDLSYSNTEISKLPKAIGHLSHLRYLDISNTKICWLPKLFCKLYHLHVLNLQLCDFNELPEGMNKLTNLHHLCAESKTVSLISGIGKLLCLQELKEFHVGKKKGHKIEELKDLKELRGQLLIQNLENIDNKEEAMNAKLREKKHLDALHLYFEIKDGPVTRSGFILTRMLKVFSKSENTPNLKGLLEGHEPYCDIKELVIKGYDSDMFPSWLVYRERFTSLKSIHLSSCDKLTSLPPLGQLPSLRVLHIETLPALRKIGVELYGGVNGAVPSLEDLKLQDLKEFEEWLEVQGQRLFPCLKKLHIEQCLKLTKFALLMLNLPVTELKINSCGDLGSALPRCLQRLTSLTMLKISLPTHDISDFA from the exons ATGTGTGATCATCACAAAAATTTGATTTCAGGACTCTTTCAATGTCTGTGTTATCCCAGCTCAGTTTTCTCAAAATTTCAAGTTATATACATTAG AGGAGAGGAGGGGACTAGTAGTACTCAGAGCTTTGTTGTCCTTTTCATAGTAGGCATGGGGGGTGTCGGCAAAACTACACTTGCAAGGCATATTTTATGCATGAGAGGCTTTTCCCTA ATGGTTGAAAATTTGAGAACCATTTTGTTCTTTGGCAATTATGAAACAGGTGAATTTTATAAGGTTCTTAAGAGCATTTTAAAATACTCGAAAAGCCTGCGAGTGTTGGATTTATCTTACAGTAACACAGAAATCAGCAAACTGCCAAAAGCTATTGGTCACTTGTCACATCTACGGTACCTGGATATCTCTAACACTAAAATCTGTTGGTTGCCGAAGCTATTTTGTAAGCTTTATCATCTACATGTGCTGAACTTGCAGCTGTGCGATTTTAATGAGTTACCTGAAGGCATGAACAAATTGACCAACTTGCACCATTTATGTGCAGAATCTAAGACAGTTTCTCTAATATCTGGGATTGGGAAACTTCTTTGCCTTCAAGAACTAAAGGAATTCCACGTTGGAAAGAAGAAGGGTCACAAGATAGAAGAATTAAAGGACCTAAAAGAACTTCGAGGGCAGCTATTAATTCAGAATCTTGAGAATATTGATAACAAGGAAGAGGCCATGAATGCAAAACTAAGGGAAAAGAAGCACCTTGATGCACTGCATCTTTATTTTGAGATAAAGGATGGACCAGTGACTAGATCCGGCTTCATTTTAACAAGAATGCTCAAAGTATTTTCAAAAAGCGAAAATACACCTAACTTGAAAGGGCTACTTGAGGGGCACGAACCTTATTGTGATATCAAGGAACTAGTAATCAAGGGTTATGATAGCGATATGTTTCCAAGTTGGCTGGTCTATAGAGAACGTTTCACTAGTCTAAAATCTATTCATCTAAGTTCTTGTGACAAGTTGACAAGCCTTCCACCCCTTGGGCAACTTCCCTCTCTCAGGGTCCTGCATATTGAAACATTGCCTGCACTGAGAAAAATTGGTGTTGAACTATATGGCGGTGTTAATGGTGCGGTTCCATCTTTGGAGGATCTGAAACTACAAGACTTGAAGGAATTTGAGGAGTGGTTAGAAGTACAAGGCCAGCGGTTATTTCCTTGCCTCAAAAAACTCCACATAGAGCAATGTTTGAAGTTGACAAAATTTGCCCTCCTCATGCTAAACTTACCAGTTACAGAGCTCAAAATCAACTCATGTGGTGACCTTGGCAGCGCATtacctagatgtctacaaagaCTCACCTCGCTCACCATGTTAAAGATCTCATTACCCACACATGACATCTCTGACTTTGCCTAA
- the LOC103699263 gene encoding putative disease resistance protein At3g14460 isoform X5: MGGVGKTTLARHILCMRGFSLMVENLRTILFFGNYETGEFYKVLKSILKYSKSLRVLDLSYSNTEISKLPKAIGHLSHLRYLDISNTKICWLPKLFCKLYHLHVLNLQLCDFNELPEGMNKLTNLHHLCAESKTVSLISGIGKLLCLQELKEFHVGKKKGHKIEELKDLKELRGQLLIQNLENIDNKEEAMNAKLREKKHLDALHLYFEIKDGPVTRSGFILTRMLKVFSKSENTPNLKGLLEGHEPYCDIKELVIKGYDSDMFPSWLVYRERFTSLKSIHLSSCDKLTSLPPLGQLPSLRVLHIETLPALRKIGVELYGGVNGAVPSLEDLKLQDLKEFEEWLEVQGQRLFPCLKKLHIEQCLKLTKFALLMLNLPVTELKINSCGDLGSALPRCLQRLTSLTMLKISLPTHDISDFA, translated from the exons ATGGGGGGTGTCGGCAAAACTACACTTGCAAGGCATATTTTATGCATGAGAGGCTTTTCCCTA ATGGTTGAAAATTTGAGAACCATTTTGTTCTTTGGCAATTATGAAACAGGTGAATTTTATAAGGTTCTTAAGAGCATTTTAAAATACTCGAAAAGCCTGCGAGTGTTGGATTTATCTTACAGTAACACAGAAATCAGCAAACTGCCAAAAGCTATTGGTCACTTGTCACATCTACGGTACCTGGATATCTCTAACACTAAAATCTGTTGGTTGCCGAAGCTATTTTGTAAGCTTTATCATCTACATGTGCTGAACTTGCAGCTGTGCGATTTTAATGAGTTACCTGAAGGCATGAACAAATTGACCAACTTGCACCATTTATGTGCAGAATCTAAGACAGTTTCTCTAATATCTGGGATTGGGAAACTTCTTTGCCTTCAAGAACTAAAGGAATTCCACGTTGGAAAGAAGAAGGGTCACAAGATAGAAGAATTAAAGGACCTAAAAGAACTTCGAGGGCAGCTATTAATTCAGAATCTTGAGAATATTGATAACAAGGAAGAGGCCATGAATGCAAAACTAAGGGAAAAGAAGCACCTTGATGCACTGCATCTTTATTTTGAGATAAAGGATGGACCAGTGACTAGATCCGGCTTCATTTTAACAAGAATGCTCAAAGTATTTTCAAAAAGCGAAAATACACCTAACTTGAAAGGGCTACTTGAGGGGCACGAACCTTATTGTGATATCAAGGAACTAGTAATCAAGGGTTATGATAGCGATATGTTTCCAAGTTGGCTGGTCTATAGAGAACGTTTCACTAGTCTAAAATCTATTCATCTAAGTTCTTGTGACAAGTTGACAAGCCTTCCACCCCTTGGGCAACTTCCCTCTCTCAGGGTCCTGCATATTGAAACATTGCCTGCACTGAGAAAAATTGGTGTTGAACTATATGGCGGTGTTAATGGTGCGGTTCCATCTTTGGAGGATCTGAAACTACAAGACTTGAAGGAATTTGAGGAGTGGTTAGAAGTACAAGGCCAGCGGTTATTTCCTTGCCTCAAAAAACTCCACATAGAGCAATGTTTGAAGTTGACAAAATTTGCCCTCCTCATGCTAAACTTACCAGTTACAGAGCTCAAAATCAACTCATGTGGTGACCTTGGCAGCGCATtacctagatgtctacaaagaCTCACCTCGCTCACCATGTTAAAGATCTCATTACCCACACATGACATCTCTGACTTTGCCTAA